The following coding sequences are from one Mytilus trossulus isolate FHL-02 chromosome 8, PNRI_Mtr1.1.1.hap1, whole genome shotgun sequence window:
- the LOC134682101 gene encoding E3 ubiquitin-protein ligase TRIM45-like, which produces MATGGQIIYSEENCTCSICLEKLKSPKRLPCLHTFCDLCIQEFLSATEPSVDFNPSDYLCPICRAVLFVIKPEIPLSRWVSLLPDIQIGSTMEKSEKKDNENECNTCSRQNIRSEAKFWCQDCRDSFCDQCIKLHKVMKFSADHTVVQISQISMDKHDLDLSIISDSCPVHKSKRVEAYCVDHKQILCVLCLTLQHRKCDNVQEREIPSVNKDALEEFQKDLTIKENDTDKLLQESKRDKEKLMESFVEIETTAAQHVQSMKDKLDELLVSFKKELALKQDENKLKQQQKIESLSTLLENLQSINSATNLVNCYGSSVQIFVHLEKSKSEIELKMREAITQLKVTSNVEVQFIVDEILRQINQRDCIGRISITESINKPLIGLRSLDSCIDIRLSKKRTMYLNGYKITGGVCISTESLVLCTAPCKLVKLNLDDGTVIQEYKVCHNPKRVSFNPKNTSFLVSCYDNCLLRVLYDTIFRSYKAIKGKPPPNGGVCTYAGNCYAIVGSELQKLSDSSSKLLTSCFKTDTDCSGLNALAVDPKGKRFMYTTKDFHIRCISVDGEEMFSYNKNKLQKINSLAVSARGLTYEGDESGSIHVISENGEKMKTLLSKCGNIKNLSDIWLDKSGNTLYVCGDEYIELCMISFNLQSFYLHGIKIEPTSQCLVL; this is translated from the coding sequence ATGGCGACTGGAGGTCAGATTATTTACTCCGAAGAAAACTGCACCTGTTCTATTTGTTTAGAGAAACTCAAATCACCGAAACGTTTACCTTGTCTACACACATTTTGTGATCTTTGTATTCAGGAATTCCTTTCAGCGACAGAGCCTAGTGTAGATTTCAATCCTTCAGATTATTTGTGTCCTATATGTAGAGcagttttatttgttatcaaaCCAGAAATACCTTTATCGCGGTGGGTATCGCTACTGCCTGATATTCAGATAGGTTCTACAATGGAGAAATCTGAAAAGAAAGATAATGAAAATGAATGTAACACTTGTTCGCGACAAAATATAAGGTCAGAGGCTAAATTTTGGTGTCAAGACTGCAGGGATTCTTTTTGTGATCAATGTATTAAGTTACATAAGGTTATGAAATTTTCTGCTGATCATACCGTCGTTCAGATCAGTCAAATAAGCATGGATAAACATGATCTTGATCTTAGCATTATTTCGGATTCGTGCCCAGTTCATAAATCTAAGCGCGTGGAAGCTTATTGCGTTGATCACAAACAAATTTtgtgcgtcctttgtttaacaTTACAACACAGGAAATGTGACAATGTTCAAGAGAGAGAAATTCCCTCAGTGAATAAAGATGCGTTGGAAGAATTTCAAAAGGATTTAACAATAAAGGAAAATGATACAGACAAGTTGTTACAAGAAAGCAAAAGAGACAAAGAAAAACTAATGGAATCATTTGTCGAAATTGAAACCACAGCTGCACAGCATGTTCAATCTATGAAAGATAAGCTTGATGAACTGTTGGTTTCGTTCAAGAAAGAACTCGCACTGAAACAAgacgaaaacaaattaaagcaGCAACAGAAAATTGAGTCTTTAAGTACTTTGTTAGAGAACCTCCAAAGTATAAACAGTGCAACAAATCTTGTTAATTGTTATGGGTCTTCAGTCCAAATATTTGTTCATCTTGAAAAATCAAAGTCCGAAATTGAGTTAAAAATGAGGGAAGCAATTACGCAACTTAAGGTAACCAGCAACGTGGAAGTTCAATTTATCGTTGACGAAATATTGAGACAAATTAACCAACGAGATTGTATTGGAAGGATTTCCATAACGGAGTCAATAAACAAACCATTGATTGGGTTACGATCTCTTGATTCTTGTATAGATATTCGTTTATCAAAAAAGCGAACAATGTATCTCAATGGGTATAAAATAACTGGAGGTGTATGCATTTCGACTGAAAGTTTAGTTTTATGTACCGCACCATGTAAGTTAGTAAAATTAAATCTTGATGATGGAACAGTAATACAAGAATATAAAGTGTGTCATAATCCTAAAAGAGTTTCATTTAACCCAAAGAACACATCGTTTCTTGTCTCATGTTACGATAACTGTTTGTTACGTGTTTTGTATGACACTATATTCCGCTCATATAAGGCAATAAAGGGAAAACCTCCCCCAAATGGTGGTGTTTGTACGTATGCTGGAAACTGTTACGCAATCGTTGGTAGTGAATTGCAGAAACTTTCGGATTCATCTTCCAAATTATTGACCTCTTGTTTTAAAACTGACACTGATTGTTCTGGGCTGAATGCATTGGCTGTGGATCCAAAGGGAAAACGCTTTATGTATACCACTAAAGATTTTCATATAAGGTGCATTTCTGTTGACGGGGAAGAAATGTTTTCTTATAACAAGAATAAATTGCAGAAAATTAATAGCTTAGCCGTCAGTGCTCGAGGATTAACATATGAAGGGGATGAATCCGGCTCGATCCATGTCATTTCTGAAAACGGTGAAAAAATGAAAACGCTACTTTCGAAGTGCGGGAATATTAAAAATCTCTCTGACATATGGCTGGACAAATCTGGAAACACACTGTATGTTTGTGGCGATGAGTACATAGAACTGTGTATGATATCATTTAACTTGCAAAGCTTTTATTTACATGGAATTAAAATAGAACCAACCAGCCAATGTCTTGTTTTGTAG